In Colletotrichum higginsianum IMI 349063 chromosome 1, whole genome shotgun sequence, one genomic interval encodes:
- a CDS encoding Cytochrome P450 — translation MAPPPWRGALITSAAVTVFLALRQPVLSRCNLVCTFAGAYVLQMVAWGIFIVLLFPQYLSSLRSIPGPKDDHWLMGQYPRIIREPTGVPMMEWVNTIPHEGIIRYRGLFNQERLLITSPKALAEVLVTRNYDFHKPSAVRSSIGRILGVGVLLAEGDEHKFQRKNLMPAFAFRHVKDLYPRFWSKACEGVQAITDAVHADAAKGPPKGLTETEKAGMGPNVAVLEIGNWASRTTLDIIGMAGMGRDFGAIRDPSNPLAQTYQQVFKPSRQAQILAVLGMFLPGPLVHHLPFSRNGDIAKAANTIRATCRELIREKQDKLRHKKLTDVDILSVALESGCFTEDNLVDQMMTFLAAGHETTASAMMWAIYCLCLHPDVQSRLRREVRDRLPAPGTPGDITALDIDHMPYLNAVCNEVLRYYSPVPMTLREAVVDTVIDGHKVPKGTRIMLCPWAINKDTALWGPDAGRFDPERWLTRSDGSGGDNNAESKKTAASGGATSNYAFMTFLHGPRSCIGQGFAKAEFACILASWIGRFEFSLRNKEEYDEKNLSIKGGVTARPSKGLHVYVKVVDGW, via the exons GTAACCTCGTCTGCACCTTCGCCGGCGCCTACGTGCTCCAGATGGTCGCATGGGGCATCTTCATCGTACTTCTGTTCCCCCAGTACCTCTCCAGCCTCCGCTCTATCCCCGGGCCTAAGGACGACCACTGGTTGATGGGACAGTACCCGAGGATCATCCGCGAGCCCACAGGCGTGCCCATGATGGAATG GGTCAACACCATCCCTCACGAAGGCATCATCCGCTACCGCGGCTTGTTCAACCAGGAGCGCCTCTTGATCACGTCGCCCAAGGCCTTGGCCGAGGTGCTCGTCACCCGCAACTACGACTTCCACAAGCCCAGCGCCGTCCGCTCCTCCATCGGCCgcatcctcggcgtcggcgtgctactggccgagggcgacgagcacAAGTTCCAACGCAAGAACCTCATGCCCGCCTTCGCCTTCCGCCACGTCAAGGACCTGTACCCTCGCTTCTGGAGCAAGGCCTGCGAGGGCGTCCAGGCCATCACCGACGCCGTTcacgccgatgccgccaaaGGCCCGCCAAAAGGGCTCACCGAAACCGAGAAGGCCGGCATGGGCCCTaacgtcgccgtcctcgagatCGGTAACTGGGCCTCACGCACCACCCTCGATATCATAGGCATGGCCGGCATGGGCCGCGACTTTGGCGCCATCCGCGACCCCTCCAACCCGCTGGCCCAGACTTACCAGCAGGTCTTCAAACCGAGCCGCCAGGCCCagatcctcgccgtcctcggcatGTTCTTGCCGGGGCCCCTCGTCCACCACCTGCCCTTCTCGCGCAACGGCGACATCGCAAAGGCGGCCAACACCATCCGTGCCACCTGCCGCGAGCTCATCCGCGAGAAGCAGGACAAGCTGCGCCACAAGAAGCTCACGGATGTCGACATCCTctccgtcgccctcgagtcCGGCTGCTTCACCGAGGACAACCTCGTCGACCAGATGATGACattcctcgccgccggccacgagaccaccgcctcggccatgatgTGGGCCATCTACTGCCTCTGTCTCCATCCGGACGTCCAGTCACGCCTGCGCCGCGAGGTCCGCGACCGCCTCCCGGCCCCCGGAACCCCGGGCGACATCACCGCCCTCGACATCGACCACATGCCCTACCTCAACGCCGTCTGCAACGAAGTGCTCCGCTACTACTCCCCCGTGCCCATGACCCtgcgcgaggccgtcgttgacaccgtcatcgacggccaCAAGGTGCCCAAGGGCACCCGCATCATGCTCTGCCCCTGGGCCATCAACAAGGATACGGCCCTGTGGGGCCCGGACGCCGGCCGCTTCGACCCGGAGCGCTGGCTAACCCGCAGTGACGGCAGTGGCGGCGATAACAACGCCGAGagcaagaagacggcggccagcgGTGGCGCCACGAGCAACTACGCCTTCATGACGTTCCTGCACGGTCCGCGGAGCTGCATCGGACAGGGCTTCGCAAAGGCCGAGTTCGCTTGCATTCTCGCCTCCTGGATCGGCCGCTTCGAGTTCAGCCTGCGAAACAAGGAAGAGTacgacgagaagaacctGTCCATCAAGGGCGGCGTGACGGCGCGGCCGTCAAAGGGCCTGCACGTGTAcgtcaaggtcgtcgacgggtGGTGA
- a CDS encoding Protein phosphatase methylesterase 1: MSELQRAWAKRKLDPMHPFPEPLNDLDEEPDADQLPELPEHMDDGDSSSASSASSASSTGTIIPSPSQNLFARPQGVSRGRTLEQIPWTTYFERELFLEPATPDDNGPPAVTYHAYLNSPVGKGPLFVMHHGAGSSGLSFAVLSAEIRKRLPSAGVLSPDARGHGSTVVTDGTELNLKLDVLTDDLLSVIQLTKTQMSWPELPPIVLIGHSLGGAVVTNLAKSGKLGSSLLGYGVLDVVEGSAMDALQSMLTYLSTRPTGFASLQSGIDWHIRSRTIRNSVSARTSVPALLVYDDSLDPTRPWRWRTDLAATQPFWEGWFVGLSKKFLEARGGKLLLLAGTDRLDTELTIGQMQGKYALQVFPEAGHFIQEDLPEKTALAVVDFYRRNDRSALVLPPKVGDLLKQGKRV, encoded by the exons ATGAGTGAGTTGCAACGGGCCTGGGCCAAGCGAAAGCTTGACCCTATGCATCCCTTTCCCGAGCCGCTCAatgacctcgacgaggagcccGACGCCGATCAACTCCCCGAACTGCCGGAACACATGGACGACGGGGattcgtcctcggcctcgtccgcctcaTCCGCCTCCTCTACGGGCACCATCATCCCGTCTCCGAGCCAGAACTTGTTCGCTCGACCCCAAGG TGTATCCCGGGGCCGCACGCTCGAGCAAATCCCCTGGACGACCTACTTCGAGCGGGAGCTGTTTCTTGAGCCCGCGACGCCAGACGACAACGGCCCTCCCGCCGTGACCTACCACGCCTACCTCAACTCGCCTGTCGGCAAAGGCCCTCTCTTCGTCATGCaccacggcgccggctcTTCTGGCCTGTCGTTTGCTGTTCTCTCGGCGGAAATCAGGAAACGTCTTCCCTCGGCCGGTGTGCTGTCCCCTGACGCCCGAGGCCACGGCTCGACCGTCGTCACGGACGGCACGGAGCTCAACCTGAAGCTCGACGTCCTGACGGACGACTTGCTCAGCGTCATCCAGCTCACCAAGACGCAAATGTCCTGGCCCGAACTGCCCCCCATCGTGCTCATCGGCCACTCACTGGGCGGGGCCGTCGTCACCAACCTGGCCAAATCGGGAAAGCTGGGGAGCTCGCTCCTGGGTTACGGGGTcctggacgtcgtcgagggctcGGCCATGGATGCGTTGCAGAGCATGTTGACGTACCTGTCGACGCGTCCCACCGGCTTTGCCAGCCTGCAGTCGGGTATCGACTGGCACATCCGTTCCCGCACCATCCGCAACTCCGTCTCGGCGCGCACTTCGGTGCCGGCGCTCCTGGTCTACGATGACTCGCTCGACCCAacgcggccgtggcggtgGAGGACAGACTTGGCGGCGACACAGCCGTTCTGGGAGGGTTGGTTCGTCGGCCTGAGCAAGAAGTTCCTCGAGGCGAGAGGCGGCaagctgttgctgctggcgggCACCGACAGGTTAGACACGGAGCTGACCATCGGCCAGATGCAGG GCAAGTACGCGTTGCAGGTCTTCCCCGAGGCGGGCCACTTCATCCAGGAGGATCTGcccgagaagacggcgctgGCTGTCGTGGACTTTTACAGACGGAACGACAGGAGCGCGCTGGTGCTGCCCCCGAAGGTGGGTGATTTGTTGAAGCAGGGCAAGAGAGTCTGA